One segment of Cutaneotrichosporon cavernicola HIS019 DNA, chromosome: 4 DNA contains the following:
- a CDS encoding uncharacterized protein (Stress responsive A/B Barrel Domain): MNNWNRWDYRKAQPPLTFVAVVALALIVFGYLLHGFSSSTPAVMVAFKLADAANLPALTADMLALKDQCTMQGKPYIRSAVGGKQSSPEGHDGGMQVVFLVEFENQADADYYIFEDPAHTAFKDKIAGWGVEGVTVLDFVPGLF; encoded by the exons ATGAACAACTGGAACCGGTGGGATTATCGCAAGGCCCAGCCGCCGCTTACGTTCGTTGCTGTCGTCgcactcgccctcatcgtcTTCGGCTACCTACTTCAcggcttctcctcctccaccccagCCGTAATGG TCGCATTCAAGCTCGCGGACGCAGCCAACCTGCCTGCGCTCACGGCTGACATGCTGGCCCTCAAGGATCAGTGCACAATGCAGGGGAAACCATACATCCGTTCCGCGGTGGGCGGGAAGCAGTCCAGCCCCGAAGGCCACGATGGGGGGATGCAAgtcgtcttcctcgtcgagtTTGAG aaCCAGGCGGACGCGGACTATTACATCTTCGAGGATCCAGCGCACACTGCGTTCAAG gacaAGATTGCGGGGTGGGGTGTCGAGGGCGTGACGGTGCTCGACTTTGTGCCGGGGTTGTTCTAA
- the GPI11 gene encoding uncharacterized protein (GPI biosynthesis protein family Pig-F): MFKLPRRPRPPKIPLAPPGSFALHNYFSALGYLALLLGSCIVVLPRSTDYFYPGGHHSQSTSSDRPEHPWLTPITAHPAGTAAWCAAGVAITMMWWGAKMARWWGTPETFGERSRDAILATAGTAILLLNAITLLGVPVSHILESALLSLTLALLTAWPIVYVLGIPSLYDDGIVARWRLTRLVCATDAHDSKERALAFPLAGTLIGAWVGAIPLALDWDRPWQSWPLTPLVGSLVGFVAGGYWAFIKSALTALHKDIADEQAAEAAAADVAKAPARKRKNKTK, encoded by the exons ATGTTCAAGctcccgcgccgcccgcgcccgcccAAGATCCCACTGGCGCCTCCCGGTTCCTTTGCGCTACACAACTACTTTAGCGCACTGGGAtacctcgccctccttcttgggTCGTGTATCGTTGTCCTCCCCCGCTCGACCGATTACTTTTACCCCGGCGGCCATCACAGCCAGAGCACAAGTTCTGACCGGCCCGAACACCCGTGGCTCACGCCCATCACGGCACACCCAGCCGGTACGGCGGCGTGGTGTGCGGCCGGCGTGGCGATTACCATGATGTGGTGGGGTGCCAAGATGGCACGTTGGTGGGGCACGCCGGAGACCTTTGGCGAG cgctcccgcgacgccatcctcgcgACCGCTGGCACagccatcctcctcctgaACGCCATCACGCTCCTCGGTGTACCTGTCAGCCACATCCTCGAGTCGGCCTTGCTGTCTCTCACGCTCGCTCTCCTGACCGCCTGGCCGATCGTGTacgtcctcggcatcccCAGCCTGTacgacgacggcatcgTCGCCCGCTGGCGCTTGACGCGCCTCGTTTGTGCGACTGACGCGCATGACTCCAAAGAGCGCGCTCTCGCGTTCCCCCTCGCAGGTACGCTGATCGGCGCGTGGGTCGGCGCAAtcccgctcgcgctcgactgGGATCGCCCATGGCAG AGCTGGCCCCTCACTCCCCTCGTTGGCTCGCTCGTCGGCTTTGTTGCGGGTGGATACTGGGCGTTTATAAAGTCTGCACTCACGGCACTCCACAAGGACATTGCCGACGAGCAGGCCGCAgaggctgccgccgccgacgtaGCCAAGGCGCCCGCGCGCAAGCGTAAAAACAAGACCAAGTAG